The following proteins are co-located in the Salifodinibacter halophilus genome:
- a CDS encoding enoyl-CoA hydratase/isomerase family protein has protein sequence MNCVETQTHGDIVEIKLARAPVNALNPALCNAAREAVEHA, from the coding sequence ATGAATTGCGTAGAAACCCAGACCCACGGCGACATCGTCGAAATCAAGCTGGCGCGCGCGCCGGTCAACGCGCTCAACCCGGCGCTGTGCAACGCCGCGCGCGAGGCGGTCGAGCACGCC